The following are from one region of the Bactrocera oleae isolate idBacOlea1 chromosome 6, idBacOlea1, whole genome shotgun sequence genome:
- the LOC106616283 gene encoding eukaryotic translation initiation factor 4E1 isoform X1 has translation MMFQSDFHRKKNFANPNLFNNSTTAEKTAPPQQPTPASGRPDAKEENKEQEEVRTEHLFKHPLQNTWTLWYLENDRSKSWEDMQNEITSFDTVEDFWSLYNHIKPPSDIKLGSDYSLFKKGIRPMWEDAGNKQGGRWVITLNKSSKSDLDNLWLDVLLCLIGEAFDHSDEICGAVVNIRGKNNKISIWTANGNNEEAALEIGNKLREALRLGRQNLQYQLHKDTMVKQGSSVKSIYTL, from the exons ATGATGTTTCAGAGCGACTTCCATAGAAAGAAAAATTTCGCTAATCCTAATTTATTCAAT AATTCCACAACTGCGGAAAAGACTGCACCTCCTCAGCAACCAACACCTGCAAGTGGTCGTCCTGATGCCAAAGAGGAAAACAAGGAACAGGAAGAAGTGCGTACAGAGCATCTTTTCAAGCACCCATTGCAGAATACCTGGACTCTATGGTACTTGGAGAACGACCGCTCCAAATCATGGGAAGACATGCAAAACGAAATAACCAGCTTTGACACAGTTGAAGACTTCTGGAG TCTCTACAATCACATCAAGCCCCCATCTGATATCAAATTGGGAAGTGATTACTCGCTATTCAAGAAAGGAATCAG GCCAATGTGGGAAGATGCGGGCAATAAACAAGGCGGTCGTTGGGTTATTACGCTAAATAAGAGTTCTAAGTCAGATTTGGATAATTTGTGGCTTGATGTT CTCCTTTGCTTAATTGGTGAAGCGTTTGATCATTCAGATGAGATTTGTGGTGCTGTGGTCAACATACGTGGAAagaacaataaaattt cTATTTGGACAGCTAATGGCAATAATGAGGAAGCAGCACTAGAAATCGGAAATAAACTGAGAGAAGCCCTGCGTTTGGGTCGTCAAAATTTGCAATATCAGCTGCACAAGGACACAATGGTTAAACAGGGTTCGAGTGTAAAATCGATTTATACTCTCTAA
- the LOC106616283 gene encoding eukaryotic translation initiation factor 4E1 isoform X2 produces MVLSETENSTTAEKTAPPQQPTPASGRPDAKEENKEQEEVRTEHLFKHPLQNTWTLWYLENDRSKSWEDMQNEITSFDTVEDFWSLYNHIKPPSDIKLGSDYSLFKKGIRPMWEDAGNKQGGRWVITLNKSSKSDLDNLWLDVLLCLIGEAFDHSDEICGAVVNIRGKNNKISIWTANGNNEEAALEIGNKLREALRLGRQNLQYQLHKDTMVKQGSSVKSIYTL; encoded by the exons ATGGTATTATCTGAAACTGAG AATTCCACAACTGCGGAAAAGACTGCACCTCCTCAGCAACCAACACCTGCAAGTGGTCGTCCTGATGCCAAAGAGGAAAACAAGGAACAGGAAGAAGTGCGTACAGAGCATCTTTTCAAGCACCCATTGCAGAATACCTGGACTCTATGGTACTTGGAGAACGACCGCTCCAAATCATGGGAAGACATGCAAAACGAAATAACCAGCTTTGACACAGTTGAAGACTTCTGGAG TCTCTACAATCACATCAAGCCCCCATCTGATATCAAATTGGGAAGTGATTACTCGCTATTCAAGAAAGGAATCAG GCCAATGTGGGAAGATGCGGGCAATAAACAAGGCGGTCGTTGGGTTATTACGCTAAATAAGAGTTCTAAGTCAGATTTGGATAATTTGTGGCTTGATGTT CTCCTTTGCTTAATTGGTGAAGCGTTTGATCATTCAGATGAGATTTGTGGTGCTGTGGTCAACATACGTGGAAagaacaataaaattt cTATTTGGACAGCTAATGGCAATAATGAGGAAGCAGCACTAGAAATCGGAAATAAACTGAGAGAAGCCCTGCGTTTGGGTCGTCAAAATTTGCAATATCAGCTGCACAAGGACACAATGGTTAAACAGGGTTCGAGTGTAAAATCGATTTATACTCTCTAA